In the Actinomycetota bacterium genome, one interval contains:
- a CDS encoding Crp/Fnr family transcriptional regulator: MEKPRVERKHKNFVAALSDEELRTLTQRGRTRRFRRGQTLLGQGETSDRLILIRAGRVKVAVVDEDGREAVLAMRGAGEIVGEQAALDGEPRSATVTAVEEVEALLVEAADFDAAAETHPRLLSLLSATVTHRMRTADRKRVEAAWLDVPARIARTLLELADAIGERTEGGGVILPLSQRELAGCVGASREAVTRALQQLHERNVVATSRRRLAILDLEALRTA, from the coding sequence GTGGAAAAGCCGAGGGTGGAGAGAAAGCACAAGAATTTCGTCGCTGCGCTCTCGGACGAAGAGCTCCGCACCCTGACGCAGCGTGGACGCACGCGGCGCTTCCGTCGCGGCCAGACGCTCCTTGGACAGGGCGAGACGTCGGACCGACTGATCCTCATAAGAGCAGGCCGAGTCAAGGTTGCCGTGGTGGACGAGGACGGGCGTGAGGCGGTCCTCGCGATGAGAGGGGCCGGCGAGATCGTCGGCGAGCAGGCCGCATTAGACGGTGAACCTCGCTCAGCCACCGTCACAGCGGTCGAGGAGGTAGAGGCGCTTCTTGTCGAAGCCGCCGACTTCGATGCCGCGGCGGAGACGCACCCACGTCTCTTGTCGCTCTTGAGCGCGACGGTGACCCATCGGATGCGGACCGCCGACCGGAAGCGCGTTGAAGCGGCGTGGCTCGATGTCCCTGCGCGGATAGCAAGAACCCTTCTGGAACTAGCAGATGCGATCGGCGAGCGCACGGAGGGCGGCGGTGTCATCCTCCCCCTTTCGCAACGCGAGCTTGCCGGTTGCGTAGGTGCCTCGCGCGAGGCCGTGACCAGGGCGCTACAGCAACTTCACGAGCGAAACGTGGTGGCGACCA